One Alteromonas sp. KC3 DNA segment encodes these proteins:
- a CDS encoding succinylglutamate desuccinylase/aspartoacylase family protein — translation MITIGDVDVAPGETKKIELEMPPLYTATSMSIPVYVKRGKRPGPTMFVSAAIHGDELNGIEIVGRLIRSKAISRIRGTLIAVPMVNVYGVLNQSRYLPDRRDLNRSFPGSKKGSLAGRLANLFFKEIVSKCDVGIDLHTGAIHRSNLPQIRADLDDEDVLEMAKAFGVPVLLNAELRDGSLREAASESGVKMLLYEAGQALRYDEFSIRAGVKGIINTMRHLGMLNKSRSKGHSIERFIARQSGWVRAPESGFVTHLAQLGDHVAKGDKLAIIADPFGNYLGTLESPAEGVVIGKQNIPLTQEGEAVYHIAYFSEPDTVAEHVELLQDNLLPPQQGTIE, via the coding sequence ATGATCACAATTGGTGATGTAGACGTAGCACCAGGTGAAACTAAAAAAATTGAACTGGAAATGCCGCCCTTGTATACGGCTACCAGTATGAGTATCCCCGTTTATGTAAAACGAGGAAAGCGCCCAGGTCCAACCATGTTTGTCAGTGCCGCTATTCACGGTGATGAACTCAATGGTATTGAAATTGTAGGTAGGCTAATTCGCTCCAAGGCGATTTCACGCATTCGTGGTACGTTAATAGCCGTTCCAATGGTAAATGTTTACGGCGTATTGAATCAATCTCGCTATCTGCCTGACAGGCGCGATCTTAATCGCAGCTTTCCAGGTAGTAAAAAAGGGTCGCTAGCGGGTCGATTAGCTAACCTGTTTTTTAAAGAAATTGTGAGCAAGTGTGATGTCGGCATAGATTTACACACAGGTGCAATTCATAGAAGTAACCTTCCCCAGATACGAGCAGATCTTGATGACGAAGATGTACTCGAAATGGCCAAGGCTTTTGGCGTACCCGTGCTATTGAATGCCGAATTACGAGACGGTTCTTTGCGTGAAGCCGCCAGCGAGAGCGGTGTAAAAATGCTGTTGTATGAAGCAGGTCAGGCGTTGCGCTATGACGAGTTTTCTATTCGCGCAGGCGTAAAGGGAATTATTAACACCATGCGCCACTTAGGCATGTTGAACAAGAGTCGTAGTAAAGGGCATAGCATTGAACGCTTTATTGCGCGACAAAGTGGCTGGGTGCGAGCGCCTGAAAGTGGCTTCGTAACCCACTTAGCGCAGCTTGGTGACCACGTTGCAAAAGGCGATAAGCTAGCCATTATCGCAGACCCGTTCGGTAACTATTTAGGTACGTTGGAAAGTCCGGCTGAAGGTGTGGTTATTGGTAAACAAAACATTCCGCTTACTCAAGAAGGTGAAGCGGTTTATCACATTGCCTACTTCTCAGAGCCTGATACAGTGGCTGAGCACGTAGAATTATTACAAGACAATTTATTGCCGCCCCAACAAGGCACTATTGAATAG
- a CDS encoding ATP-dependent zinc protease family protein, producing MKDKKIVGAVELCDLPKLAITDLNVRVDTGAATSSLHVDNIEEFEKDDELWIKFDIHPDIHNVDRVVRREARVEGQKRVKSSTATLEKRYVIITPIIMDGNQWDIQLTLTDRSEMTYLMLLGREAMSGQFIVDPEFDFLLTGKD from the coding sequence ATGAAAGACAAAAAAATTGTAGGCGCAGTTGAGCTTTGTGATTTACCAAAGCTTGCAATAACAGACCTAAACGTGCGTGTTGATACAGGTGCAGCCACTTCATCGCTGCACGTGGACAATATTGAAGAGTTTGAAAAAGATGATGAACTCTGGATCAAGTTCGATATTCATCCGGATATCCACAATGTAGATCGTGTGGTGCGTCGCGAAGCGCGTGTTGAAGGGCAAAAACGCGTAAAAAGCTCAACGGCAACGCTAGAAAAGCGTTATGTCATAATTACGCCTATAATTATGGACGGAAACCAGTGGGATATTCAGTTAACACTGACCGATCGCTCTGAAATGACTTACTTAATGCTGCTAGGTCGTGAAGCGATGAGCGGTCAATTTATAGTCGACCCTGAATTTGATTTCTTACTGACCGGTAAAGATTAA
- a CDS encoding amino acid ABC transporter substrate-binding protein — MTLKLTPVLLLGAVLLPLTSAVAQNQPSVVNNELPHSVLRLPNVHPGRDAVYAYAKQLLTEALEVTEDSYGTFELVVSTQETAQERQLRSLEHSMLDVTWSVTSIEREQHFLPVRIPIMAGLFGKRILLVREGDARFSQVKSLEALQSYRAVLGYDWPDTKIFKANNIPVLETTYRASFKIVSEGFADMFPRSAMEIQEELSDESLSRELAIEDSLVVSYPSPIFFFVGSDNHQLAGRIAQGLLILFETGRFQTMLTQQPGYQQSMSLLEGRTVIEIENPLLSEQSRLALERFLPEFSQSLETAHQSLPPQNQIE, encoded by the coding sequence ATGACTCTCAAACTCACCCCGGTGCTGCTTCTAGGAGCAGTACTTTTGCCACTGACCAGTGCAGTTGCACAGAATCAACCGAGTGTGGTTAACAATGAGCTGCCACACAGCGTATTAAGGTTGCCAAATGTTCATCCCGGTCGCGACGCAGTATATGCGTATGCAAAGCAACTACTCACCGAAGCGCTAGAAGTCACCGAAGACAGTTACGGTACGTTTGAATTGGTTGTCAGCACTCAGGAAACGGCACAAGAAAGACAGCTACGAAGTTTAGAACACAGCATGCTCGACGTAACATGGAGCGTCACCTCTATTGAACGTGAGCAACATTTTCTTCCAGTTCGCATTCCGATTATGGCTGGGCTATTTGGTAAACGCATATTGCTTGTGCGCGAAGGCGATGCCCGCTTCAGCCAAGTGAAAAGCCTTGAAGCACTTCAATCATACCGCGCTGTGTTAGGGTACGACTGGCCTGATACAAAAATATTTAAGGCCAACAATATACCGGTCTTAGAGACAACTTATCGCGCGTCATTCAAAATTGTTTCTGAGGGGTTCGCGGATATGTTTCCGCGCAGTGCAATGGAGATTCAAGAAGAGCTCAGTGATGAGAGTTTGAGTCGCGAACTGGCAATAGAAGATAGCCTTGTTGTGTCCTACCCCAGCCCTATCTTTTTCTTTGTGGGCAGCGATAACCACCAGCTAGCGGGACGAATTGCACAAGGCTTACTCATTTTATTTGAAACCGGCCGATTTCAAACAATGTTGACACAACAGCCAGGTTACCAACAAAGCATGTCGCTACTTGAAGGACGAACAGTTATCGAAATAGAAAACCCATTATTAAGCGAGCAGAGCCGACTAGCACTTGAACGCTTCTTACCCGAATTTTCACAATCATTGGAAACCGCTCACCAAAGCCTGCCTCCGCAAAACCAAATAGAGTGA
- a CDS encoding response regulator transcription factor — translation MITLLIADDHPLYRDALRGALSLSLPALTLKEAGDLNTTVDILNNDDIDLLLLDLHMPGSNDLFGLLHIRKLFPDLPVAVVSGTEDTALISKIISVGALGFIPKTASAHDIANAVEAILDGDVWLPDNISENVDEVDEAFSELADKVASLTPSQYKVLCYMRDGLLNKQIGYNLDIAEATVKAHVTAIFKKLGINNRTQAVLIASQLELEPPSQ, via the coding sequence ATGATAACGCTTTTGATCGCAGATGATCACCCGCTGTATCGCGATGCACTGAGAGGGGCATTGTCATTGTCATTGCCCGCCTTAACATTGAAAGAGGCTGGCGACTTGAATACTACGGTCGATATTCTCAATAATGACGATATCGACCTGTTACTTCTCGACTTACATATGCCGGGCAGTAATGATCTGTTCGGCTTACTCCACATTCGTAAGCTTTTCCCCGATCTACCCGTAGCAGTGGTTTCTGGCACAGAGGACACCGCGCTTATTTCAAAGATAATCAGTGTAGGTGCACTGGGGTTTATTCCTAAAACTGCCAGCGCCCACGACATTGCGAATGCGGTAGAGGCAATCCTCGATGGTGACGTTTGGTTACCTGACAACATAAGTGAAAATGTTGATGAAGTTGACGAGGCATTCTCTGAATTAGCAGACAAAGTTGCTTCGCTTACTCCTTCTCAGTACAAGGTACTTTGTTACATGCGAGATGGCCTATTAAACAAGCAAATTGGGTACAACTTGGATATTGCAGAGGCTACAGTTAAGGCACACGTAACGGCAATATTTAAAAAGCTTGGTATCAACAACCGAACTCAAGCTGTGCTTATCGCATCGCAATTAGAGCTAGAGCCACCCTCGCAATAG
- the acs gene encoding acetate--CoA ligase → MTTSKTYAVPDNILQSTHLTASQYDAMYKQSVEQPEAFWAEHAGALEWYTAPTKVKNTVFGESDVSIKWFEDGELNASYNCIDRHLADNATKVAFHWEGDSPEDSQDITYQQVHYEVCKLANALKAMGVEKGDRIAIYMPMVPEAAYAMLACARIGAVHSVIFGGFSPNAIADRINDSAAKVVITADEGRRAGRTIPLKANVDKALAGDACPSITHVLVHKLTGSEVEWNSEHDVWWHDAVEGCSAQCEPEVMNAEDPLFILYTSGSTGTPKGVVHTTGGYLLYSAMTFKYAFDYKQDDVYWCTADVGWITGHSYMVYGPMVNAASQVFFEGVPTYPDVKRIAQVVEKYKVNSLYTAPTAIRALMAHGDVPAEGCDLSSLRLLGTVGEPINPEAWEWYHRVIGKGRCPIIDTWWQTETGGHMILPLPGATELKPGSATRPFFGIQPALFDADGNELEGVAEGNLVIKDSWPSQARTVYGDHQRFINTYFSAYKGVYFTGDGARRDEDGFYWITGRVDDVLNVSGHRLGTAEIESALVAHPKVAEAAVVGFPHDIKGQGIYVYVTPNEGVEADEALTKELKAWVRQELSPIATPDMIQWSRGLPKTRSGKIMRRILRKIAANEHEQLGDTSTLADPSVVDTLIEERLNK, encoded by the coding sequence ATGACCACCAGCAAAACCTATGCTGTACCTGACAACATTCTTCAGTCTACCCACCTGACGGCCTCTCAATACGATGCAATGTATAAGCAGTCGGTAGAGCAACCAGAAGCTTTTTGGGCTGAGCATGCTGGCGCACTGGAGTGGTATACAGCGCCAACTAAAGTCAAAAATACAGTATTTGGTGAAAGCGATGTATCAATAAAGTGGTTTGAAGATGGTGAATTAAATGCCAGCTATAACTGCATTGATAGACACCTCGCTGACAACGCCACCAAAGTGGCATTTCACTGGGAAGGCGATTCACCAGAAGATAGTCAAGATATTACCTATCAGCAAGTTCACTATGAGGTGTGCAAACTTGCGAATGCGTTAAAGGCGATGGGTGTTGAAAAAGGCGATCGCATTGCCATTTACATGCCCATGGTGCCAGAGGCAGCTTATGCCATGTTGGCTTGCGCAAGAATAGGTGCTGTACATTCAGTGATTTTTGGCGGATTTTCGCCAAATGCTATTGCCGACCGCATAAATGATAGCGCGGCTAAAGTGGTGATTACGGCTGATGAAGGACGACGTGCCGGTCGTACTATCCCATTAAAAGCTAACGTCGATAAAGCACTTGCTGGTGACGCTTGTCCTTCTATTACCCACGTTCTCGTGCACAAGCTGACAGGTTCAGAAGTAGAGTGGAACAGTGAACACGACGTTTGGTGGCATGATGCTGTAGAAGGTTGTTCGGCGCAGTGTGAGCCAGAGGTAATGAATGCAGAGGACCCGCTGTTTATTTTGTACACATCGGGCTCAACAGGCACGCCTAAAGGCGTTGTTCACACCACCGGAGGGTACCTTTTATATTCAGCAATGACATTTAAATATGCGTTTGATTACAAGCAAGACGACGTATATTGGTGTACGGCCGACGTTGGCTGGATCACAGGCCATAGCTACATGGTGTATGGCCCTATGGTAAACGCGGCGTCGCAGGTATTCTTTGAAGGGGTGCCTACTTACCCTGATGTTAAGCGTATTGCACAAGTGGTTGAGAAGTATAAAGTAAATAGCCTATATACTGCACCCACAGCCATTCGCGCACTTATGGCCCATGGTGATGTACCTGCCGAGGGATGCGATCTCTCATCATTGCGTCTCTTAGGTACAGTCGGTGAGCCTATCAACCCTGAAGCATGGGAATGGTATCACCGCGTTATTGGTAAAGGTCGCTGTCCTATCATCGATACATGGTGGCAAACTGAAACTGGCGGTCACATGATATTACCATTACCTGGCGCAACAGAATTGAAACCAGGCTCAGCAACGCGTCCTTTCTTCGGTATTCAGCCAGCATTATTCGATGCTGATGGCAATGAACTAGAGGGAGTGGCAGAAGGTAATTTGGTGATTAAAGATAGCTGGCCAAGCCAAGCTAGAACGGTTTATGGTGATCATCAACGCTTTATCAATACTTACTTCAGTGCATATAAAGGCGTGTATTTCACGGGTGACGGGGCCCGTCGTGATGAAGATGGCTTCTATTGGATTACGGGGCGCGTTGATGACGTATTAAACGTATCAGGTCACCGCCTAGGTACGGCAGAGATTGAAAGTGCGCTGGTGGCTCATCCGAAGGTTGCCGAAGCGGCAGTTGTGGGTTTCCCTCATGACATCAAAGGGCAAGGTATTTACGTATACGTAACGCCGAACGAAGGGGTAGAGGCCGATGAGGCACTCACTAAAGAGCTTAAAGCGTGGGTGCGCCAAGAGCTTAGTCCTATAGCAACTCCGGACATGATCCAATGGTCACGAGGGTTACCGAAAACGCGTTCAGGTAAAATTATGCGCCGTATTCTTCGTAAAATTGCCGCTAATGAGCACGAGCAGTTGGGAGATACTTCTACGTTGGCGGATCCATCGGTTGTTGATACACTGATAGAGGAGAGACTTAACAAGTAA
- a CDS encoding DcaP family trimeric outer membrane transporter, with translation MKAKIKTTATAVALCLAASSGAVHAATIGDTSVKFTGYVKVDAMLSDYSDGTIASGSVGRDFYIPSLTPVGGVDEDAQFDAHIRTSRFRFATSTPTAEGDTINGVFELDFVVTDGGNERISNSYLPRVRHAYISYKNWLVGQTWTTFMDVGALPESLDFIGTTDGITFGRQVMVRYTNGGLQLALENPESTITPFGGGGRIVSDDNSFPDFVAAYTSKHDWGYWKVAGLLRQLSYDNAGDIDADETSYGVSVTGKYKLSNGDDIRFTFHTGSGLGRYSALNAANGAVLTENGDLETIDTTGYGIAYRHVWSEKARSSIMFSAFEADNDVALTGLGVTESTYSTRVNYLYSPTKALTVGAEYAFAHREVESGLEGDMNRIQVSAKYAF, from the coding sequence ATGAAAGCTAAAATAAAAACCACAGCAACAGCAGTAGCGCTTTGCTTAGCAGCATCAAGCGGCGCAGTGCATGCAGCCACGATCGGCGACACAAGTGTGAAATTCACAGGTTACGTAAAAGTAGATGCGATGCTGAGTGATTACTCAGACGGCACAATCGCCTCAGGCAGCGTTGGACGAGACTTTTACATTCCTTCACTGACTCCGGTCGGTGGCGTTGACGAAGACGCGCAATTTGATGCTCACATTAGAACTTCACGCTTTCGCTTTGCTACTTCAACGCCTACAGCTGAAGGTGACACAATTAATGGTGTATTCGAACTCGACTTCGTGGTGACCGATGGTGGTAATGAACGTATTAGTAACTCTTATCTCCCTCGTGTACGCCATGCTTATATTAGCTATAAAAACTGGTTGGTAGGTCAAACTTGGACCACTTTCATGGATGTAGGTGCACTACCCGAATCGCTTGATTTCATTGGTACAACTGACGGTATTACCTTTGGTCGTCAGGTCATGGTTCGATACACTAACGGCGGCTTACAGCTTGCACTGGAAAACCCTGAATCGACTATCACACCATTTGGTGGCGGTGGACGCATTGTAAGTGATGACAATAGCTTTCCAGACTTTGTTGCGGCCTACACCTCTAAACACGATTGGGGTTATTGGAAAGTAGCTGGCCTACTTCGCCAACTCTCTTATGACAACGCAGGCGATATCGATGCCGATGAAACCAGTTATGGCGTATCTGTAACGGGTAAGTACAAGCTTTCAAATGGTGATGACATTCGTTTCACATTCCACACCGGTTCAGGTTTGGGTCGTTACTCAGCGCTAAACGCCGCAAACGGTGCAGTGCTTACTGAAAATGGTGACTTAGAAACCATTGATACAACCGGTTATGGCATTGCATATCGTCATGTGTGGAGTGAAAAAGCACGCAGTAGCATAATGTTTTCAGCATTTGAGGCCGACAATGATGTAGCACTAACGGGTCTTGGTGTTACTGAAAGCACTTACAGCACACGTGTTAATTACCTATATTCACCAACCAAAGCCCTTACTGTAGGTGCTGAATACGCCTTTGCTCACAGAGAAGTAGAGTCTGGTTTAGAGGGTGACATGAACCGAATTCAAGTATCAGCAAAGTACGCTTTCTAA
- a CDS encoding Na/Pi symporter, protein MSTIDPQLADQAALDNNHNWQRWLVLALLVYLMLIAVSMIGSGFKYATGDHARELFNFASNPIMGLIIGMVSTALIQSSSTVTSIIVGMVAGGLPITIAVPMMMGANIGTSITNTLVSLGHVARKEEFQRAFNAATIHDFFNVLSVLIFLPLEMAFGILEYLSGQLVALLHTGEALGLNGVNPIKAATQPVTDFATQSLQFLPSIYPGVAKIIIGIALIMLSITYMGKIMKALMVGKAKELLHRSIGKGPLSGIASGAVMTVLVQSSSTTTSLMVPLVGSDILKARDIYPFTLGANIGTCITALIAALGVVGVNSGFALQIALVHLIYNVLGVVIIYGIPVLRNIPLTLSYQLSVIASERKLYGAAYIGGLFFVMPLGIIFTTM, encoded by the coding sequence ATGTCCACAATAGATCCCCAATTGGCCGACCAGGCCGCGTTAGATAATAACCACAATTGGCAGCGCTGGCTTGTACTTGCCTTACTTGTTTACCTGATGCTTATTGCGGTGAGCATGATAGGAAGCGGTTTTAAATACGCCACGGGCGATCACGCAAGAGAACTCTTTAACTTTGCATCGAACCCCATAATGGGGTTGATTATAGGCATGGTGTCAACCGCACTGATTCAGTCTTCTAGTACGGTTACATCCATTATTGTTGGGATGGTTGCTGGTGGACTTCCTATCACTATTGCGGTGCCCATGATGATGGGAGCGAACATTGGTACAAGTATCACGAACACGCTGGTAAGCCTTGGACACGTAGCGCGAAAAGAGGAATTCCAACGCGCTTTTAATGCCGCGACCATCCACGATTTCTTTAATGTGTTGTCAGTACTTATTTTCTTACCGCTTGAAATGGCATTTGGTATTTTAGAATACTTAAGTGGTCAACTGGTGGCCTTGCTGCACACGGGTGAGGCATTGGGGCTTAATGGGGTAAACCCTATTAAAGCGGCAACGCAGCCGGTGACTGATTTTGCAACGCAATCGCTACAGTTTCTTCCCTCCATCTATCCTGGCGTGGCCAAAATTATAATTGGTATTGCTTTAATTATGCTCTCCATTACCTATATGGGGAAAATCATGAAGGCATTAATGGTAGGTAAAGCGAAAGAATTACTGCATAGAAGTATTGGGAAAGGCCCGTTGTCAGGCATTGCATCAGGTGCAGTGATGACCGTGTTGGTGCAGTCATCTTCAACCACCACATCATTGATGGTGCCCTTAGTTGGGAGTGATATTTTAAAAGCACGAGACATCTATCCGTTTACGCTAGGTGCTAATATTGGTACTTGTATTACAGCGCTTATAGCAGCACTTGGCGTAGTAGGTGTAAATAGCGGGTTTGCACTTCAAATTGCGTTGGTCCATCTCATCTATAATGTACTCGGAGTGGTCATTATTTATGGCATTCCAGTGCTGCGAAATATTCCACTTACGTTATCGTATCAATTGTCTGTTATCGCGTCAGAAAGAAAACTCTATGGCGCAGCGTACATTGGTGGTTTATTTTTTGTGATGCCTTTGGGCATTATATTTACCACTATGTAA
- a CDS encoding aldo/keto reductase — MKFNRLGTSDLSVSEVCLGTMTWGIQNTQSDADQQIACALDNGVNFIDTAEMYPVPPNKETYGDTERILGNWLSRNHAKRSDMVLMTKVAGSGLRYIREGGPITADAVTRALDDSLARLQTDYIDVYQLHWPNRVTPHFGKHWPDNTDPTKIDRNREVEGMRDILKGIQLALEAGKIKHWGLSDDTPWGIHTFLKLCSEMGIEKPVSIQNEFSLLHAKDWPYLIEMCALEDIAYLPWSPLATGMLSGKYQNGARPEGSRWTLAQRMGLFRDKAPAQAATDKYVAIAKSIDITPSQLALAWCQQVPGVTSTIIGATSIEQLKENIAAFSLQLPQKTLEEVHDVLRAYPLGF; from the coding sequence ATGAAATTCAATCGCTTAGGAACTAGCGACTTATCAGTGTCTGAGGTGTGTTTAGGCACGATGACATGGGGAATTCAAAATACGCAAAGCGATGCTGATCAGCAAATTGCTTGCGCGCTAGACAATGGCGTGAATTTTATCGATACAGCGGAAATGTACCCTGTACCACCCAATAAAGAGACATACGGTGATACAGAGCGAATTTTAGGGAATTGGCTCTCAAGAAACCATGCGAAACGTTCAGACATGGTATTGATGACAAAGGTAGCAGGAAGTGGTCTTCGTTATATACGAGAAGGTGGGCCAATTACAGCAGATGCTGTAACACGCGCATTAGACGATTCACTAGCTCGACTTCAAACTGACTATATTGATGTTTATCAACTGCATTGGCCAAATCGCGTTACACCGCATTTCGGTAAGCACTGGCCAGATAATACCGACCCCACAAAAATAGATCGCAACCGCGAGGTTGAGGGAATGCGTGATATTCTTAAGGGCATTCAACTGGCTTTGGAAGCAGGTAAGATAAAACATTGGGGCCTGTCCGACGATACGCCTTGGGGAATACATACATTTCTTAAATTATGTAGCGAGATGGGCATTGAGAAGCCTGTCTCTATACAAAACGAATTTAGCTTATTGCACGCTAAAGACTGGCCATATCTTATAGAGATGTGCGCACTTGAAGATATTGCTTATTTGCCGTGGTCGCCTTTGGCAACGGGAATGTTAAGTGGAAAATATCAAAATGGCGCAAGACCAGAAGGTTCTCGCTGGACACTTGCGCAGCGCATGGGGTTATTTAGAGATAAAGCACCCGCGCAGGCGGCAACTGACAAGTATGTGGCGATTGCCAAGAGTATTGATATTACACCTTCACAGTTGGCCTTAGCATGGTGTCAGCAAGTACCTGGCGTAACGTCGACTATCATTGGCGCAACGTCAATTGAACAATTGAAAGAAAATATAGCGGCGTTCTCGTTGCAGCTGCCTCAAAAAACGCTAGAAGAGGTGCACGATGTATTGCGAGCGTACCCTCTAGGGTTCTGA
- a CDS encoding chemotaxis protein, with protein sequence MKFDSIKSRLVLMTLICVMGMSMLVVSQHYFTQRLIGLNQQRDVLLRMGQDLLQMRRHEKDFLLRHDRRYFEKFTERSTLFSTRLDTLVPTFNEYKLPITDVESLSVSIDAYSRTFQQVVSLQERIGLSNEQGLRKRIIDIEETLTSNISNPYSISLFTDLKLAVRNFQLTHEGQYAKQLDVLSRQLLSANSEGGELLIALSQYQTVLKELVATYTAFGLTHNEGLRGEFRQSAHNVESQLKMIDGALQPIIEQQEAQVRIYSLGIAALTSIVLILVLIKSFATFHRAFANFVMFFCRSKRQYQKIDTRQLGFAEFKSLAELANEMVESRQDIEARLASAEAELASKKAS encoded by the coding sequence ATGAAATTCGATTCAATTAAGTCTCGCTTAGTGTTAATGACTCTCATCTGTGTAATGGGGATGAGCATGTTAGTAGTGAGTCAGCATTATTTTACTCAACGACTCATTGGCCTAAATCAACAGCGTGATGTCTTGCTTAGGATGGGACAAGATTTGCTGCAAATGCGCCGACATGAAAAAGATTTCTTGCTGCGGCACGACAGACGTTATTTTGAGAAATTTACCGAGCGCTCGACGCTGTTTAGCACTCGCTTGGATACATTGGTCCCCACATTCAATGAATACAAGCTTCCCATCACCGATGTTGAAAGCTTGTCGGTTTCTATAGATGCTTACAGCCGCACTTTTCAGCAAGTTGTGTCCTTACAAGAGCGTATTGGGTTAAGCAACGAACAGGGACTTCGCAAGCGGATTATCGATATTGAAGAAACGCTCACATCAAATATTAGCAACCCATATTCTATAAGTCTGTTTACTGACTTGAAGCTTGCAGTGCGTAACTTTCAACTGACTCATGAAGGGCAGTATGCAAAGCAGTTAGATGTGTTAAGTCGCCAATTGCTCAGTGCAAATAGTGAGGGCGGTGAGCTTCTAATAGCACTTAGCCAATATCAAACTGTGCTGAAAGAACTTGTAGCAACTTATACCGCATTTGGCCTTACCCACAACGAGGGTTTACGTGGAGAGTTTAGGCAAAGCGCTCATAATGTGGAATCTCAACTAAAAATGATCGATGGCGCTCTGCAACCCATAATTGAACAACAAGAAGCACAAGTGCGTATCTACAGTTTGGGTATTGCAGCGCTAACATCCATCGTATTAATTCTGGTTTTAATCAAGAGTTTTGCGACATTCCATCGCGCTTTTGCTAACTTTGTGATGTTCTTTTGCCGCTCTAAACGGCAGTACCAAAAAATAGATACGCGTCAGCTTGGCTTTGCTGAATTTAAATCATTGGCTGAGTTAGCCAATGAGATGGTGGAATCACGCCAGGATATTGAGGCTAGGCTTGCAAGTGCTGAGGCTGAATTGGCCAGTAAGAAGGCGTCATAG